A genome region from Bradyrhizobium commune includes the following:
- a CDS encoding MarR family winged helix-turn-helix transcriptional regulator, whose translation MAPSQGFIHAELGRLIARLARIWRRESDQALSDHGLSYATAIPLLVLSRQGENVRQGVLADELGIEGPSLVRLIDLLQAEGLVERREDPTDRRAKTLHLTKAGEAKVEQTNRILRRVRASLLKDIGPEELAITFETLQRIEQRASRLHQAKTVLEAK comes from the coding sequence ATGGCTCCCTCGCAAGGCTTTATCCACGCCGAACTCGGCCGGCTGATCGCGCGGCTCGCCCGTATCTGGCGCCGCGAATCGGATCAGGCGCTGTCCGATCACGGCCTGTCCTATGCGACCGCGATTCCGCTGCTGGTGCTGTCGCGTCAGGGCGAGAATGTGCGCCAGGGCGTGCTCGCCGACGAGCTCGGCATCGAGGGGCCGTCGCTGGTGAGGCTGATCGACCTGCTTCAGGCCGAAGGGTTGGTGGAACGCCGCGAAGACCCGACCGACCGCCGTGCCAAAACGCTACATCTGACGAAAGCGGGAGAGGCCAAGGTCGAGCAGACCAACCGGATCTTGCGGCGGGTGCGGGCGAGCCTGTTGAAGGATATCGGGCCCGAGGAACTTGCGATAACCTTCGAGACGCTCCAGCGCATCGAGCAGCGGGCCAGTCGCCTGCATCAAGCGAAGACTGTTTTAGAGGCGAAATAG
- a CDS encoding FUSC family protein — MRAEEPFLVRHADLVFALKTFAASMLALVIALAMDLPRPYWAMATVYITSQPLAGATSSKAFFRVMGTLVGATMTVALVPNLVEAPELLCLAIALWVGLCLYLSLLDGTPRSYVFMLAGYTVALIGFPSVSEPGAIFDTAVARLEEISLGIICASLVSTIIFPRSVAPAVANRVDTWLLDARRLSQVVLLRQGTNETRRGKRLKLATDIVEIDTLSTHLAYDHLTDRNAVTGLGEIRLRMLMLLPVIASLEDRLAALGEEALRRQPELKRLLEDLAQWIVSDVGARQPAERIRAMIAERQALLDDTASWERIITASLLSRLRELVDLSRDCRTLTEAIAESRNISSLDLAFHSEAGAAPVRHRDRGLALWSAAGAATAILICCAFWIGTGWPDGASAPMMAAVACSFFAAQDEPARFIRSFGLWSLVAIVVVAIYLFALVPAISHLEVLIVALAPTFLLYGFLIGRPATAGTGMALAANTATLLAIQSTYSADFASYANSAVAFFVGVLIAEIVTRIARGVGAEWIANRLVLSSWITIAVAAERRGKRDRAEFAGLMLHRLGLLVQRIAFLSESDRRDADSLVQLRIGINIIDLRRARYGLAAATIAVIDDMLDQLAIACRRYAGGGMPAELLTSVDRALAQAVKDPNDKAREDALIGLVGIRRGLFPDAAAYRPRAGESVAA; from the coding sequence ATGCGCGCCGAAGAGCCCTTTCTGGTTCGTCACGCGGACCTCGTTTTTGCGTTGAAGACGTTTGCCGCGTCGATGCTGGCGCTCGTGATCGCGCTGGCGATGGATTTGCCGCGGCCCTATTGGGCGATGGCGACCGTCTACATCACTTCGCAGCCGCTCGCCGGTGCCACCAGCTCGAAGGCCTTCTTCCGCGTCATGGGCACGCTGGTCGGCGCGACCATGACCGTGGCGCTGGTGCCCAATCTCGTCGAAGCGCCGGAACTGCTCTGCCTCGCCATCGCGCTCTGGGTTGGACTTTGTCTTTATCTCTCGCTGCTCGATGGCACGCCGCGCAGCTATGTCTTCATGCTGGCTGGATATACCGTGGCCTTGATCGGCTTTCCCTCGGTGTCCGAGCCCGGCGCCATCTTCGACACCGCGGTGGCAAGGCTCGAGGAAATTTCTCTTGGCATCATCTGCGCGAGTCTTGTCTCGACGATCATCTTTCCCCGCAGCGTCGCGCCTGCCGTGGCGAACCGGGTCGATACCTGGCTTCTGGACGCGCGCCGCCTGAGCCAGGTCGTGCTGCTGCGCCAGGGCACCAACGAGACCCGCCGCGGCAAGCGCCTCAAGCTTGCGACCGATATCGTCGAGATCGACACGCTCTCGACCCATCTTGCTTATGATCACCTGACCGACCGCAACGCTGTAACCGGGCTTGGTGAAATTCGGCTGCGCATGTTGATGCTGCTCCCGGTGATCGCTTCGCTCGAGGACCGGCTGGCCGCGCTGGGCGAGGAGGCGTTGCGGCGGCAACCCGAGTTGAAGCGGCTCCTCGAAGATCTCGCACAATGGATCGTGAGTGACGTCGGCGCCCGGCAGCCGGCCGAGCGGATTCGCGCCATGATCGCCGAGCGGCAGGCGCTGCTCGATGACACCGCCTCCTGGGAGCGGATCATTACCGCCAGCCTGTTGTCGCGGCTGCGCGAGCTCGTCGACCTCTCGCGCGACTGCCGCACCCTGACAGAGGCAATTGCCGAAAGCCGCAATATCTCATCGCTCGATCTGGCCTTTCATTCCGAAGCCGGCGCAGCTCCCGTCCGCCACAGGGATCGCGGCCTCGCGCTGTGGTCGGCGGCAGGTGCTGCCACGGCCATCCTGATCTGCTGCGCCTTCTGGATCGGCACGGGCTGGCCCGACGGTGCGTCGGCGCCGATGATGGCGGCGGTGGCCTGCTCGTTCTTTGCGGCCCAGGACGAGCCCGCGCGCTTCATTCGCAGCTTCGGCCTGTGGTCGCTGGTCGCCATCGTCGTCGTCGCGATCTATCTGTTCGCGCTGGTGCCTGCGATCTCGCATCTGGAGGTTCTGATCGTCGCTCTGGCGCCGACCTTCCTGCTGTACGGGTTCCTGATCGGCCGACCTGCTACGGCGGGGACCGGAATGGCGCTCGCGGCCAACACCGCAACCCTGCTGGCGATCCAGTCGACCTACAGCGCGGATTTTGCGTCCTACGCCAATTCGGCCGTCGCCTTCTTCGTCGGGGTCCTCATTGCCGAGATCGTGACGCGGATCGCGCGCGGGGTCGGCGCGGAGTGGATCGCCAATCGCCTGGTGCTGTCGAGCTGGATCACGATCGCGGTCGCCGCCGAACGTCGTGGCAAGCGTGACCGCGCGGAGTTCGCCGGTCTCATGCTGCATCGGCTCGGGCTATTGGTGCAGCGGATTGCGTTCCTCTCCGAGAGCGATCGCCGTGACGCCGACAGCCTGGTCCAGCTCCGGATCGGCATCAACATCATCGACCTGCGCCGCGCCCGCTACGGGCTCGCGGCAGCGACCATTGCCGTCATCGACGACATGCTCGACCAGCTTGCCATTGCCTGCCGCCGCTATGCCGGCGGCGGGATGCCGGCCGAGCTGCTGACAAGCGTCGACCGGGCGCTGGCCCAGGCGGTGAAAGACCCCAATGACAAAGCACGCGAAGACGCCCTGATCGGCCTCGTCGGGATCAGGCGCGGCCTGTTCCCCGACGCAGCGGCCTATCGGCCGCGCGCAGGCGAGAGTGTGGCAGCATGA
- a CDS encoding long-chain fatty acid--CoA ligase, whose protein sequence is MQGLMMDMPLLISGLIQYAADYHGEAEIVAREIEGDIHRYTYAQAHPRIKRMALALKRLGMTPGDRVGTLAWNTHRHFEMFYAAPGMGYVLHTVNPRLFPEQLVYIINHADDRILFIDRATLPIVEAIAPQLKTIEGYVIMASRERMPETRLANVHCYEELLDKENDAGFAWPLFDEKSASTICYTSGTTGNPKGVIYSHRAAILQTMTCCSFDFLSGHVEGVREVMMPMAPLFHGNGWNMPFSAPYTGSKLVLPGRNYEPDKLYELLEGEKVTLSAGVPSFWLILLDWLGRTGNRFSALRATLSSGSAPPRAMVEKLKREYDIDYIQAWGMTEALGCSMPGLRPGSEHLADKDKFDRRMVSGRACFGTDLRIVDDNGDELPRDGKSVGHLRARGPWVASGYMKLEEGLDRDGWLITGDMAVIDPQGHVTLTDRSKDVIKSGGEWISSIQLEDLALSHPDVLQAAVVAIAHEKWQERPLLLVVRKKGASVDGKTLLDHMRPKIASWWMPDAIEFLDEFPMTGTGKVLKSALREKFRDYRVG, encoded by the coding sequence ATGCAGGGACTGATGATGGACATGCCGCTTCTGATCAGCGGCCTGATCCAGTATGCCGCCGACTATCACGGCGAGGCGGAGATCGTCGCGCGCGAGATCGAGGGCGACATCCACCGCTACACCTATGCGCAGGCGCATCCGCGCATCAAGCGCATGGCGCTGGCACTCAAGCGGCTCGGCATGACACCCGGCGATCGCGTCGGCACGCTGGCCTGGAATACGCATCGTCATTTCGAGATGTTCTATGCCGCACCCGGCATGGGCTATGTGCTGCACACCGTCAATCCGCGTCTGTTTCCCGAGCAGCTCGTCTACATCATCAACCACGCCGACGACCGTATCCTCTTCATCGATCGTGCCACCCTGCCGATCGTCGAGGCGATCGCGCCGCAGCTCAAGACGATCGAGGGTTACGTTATCATGGCTTCGCGCGAGCGGATGCCGGAGACCAGGCTTGCGAACGTGCACTGCTATGAAGAGCTTCTCGACAAGGAGAACGACGCAGGTTTCGCCTGGCCGCTGTTCGACGAAAAATCCGCCTCCACCATCTGCTACACGTCGGGCACGACCGGTAACCCCAAGGGCGTGATCTATTCGCACCGTGCCGCGATCCTCCAGACCATGACGTGCTGCAGTTTCGACTTCCTGAGCGGACATGTCGAAGGCGTGCGCGAGGTGATGATGCCGATGGCGCCGCTATTCCACGGCAACGGCTGGAACATGCCGTTCAGCGCGCCCTATACCGGCTCCAAGCTCGTGCTGCCCGGCCGCAACTACGAGCCGGACAAGCTCTATGAGCTACTCGAAGGCGAGAAGGTGACGCTGTCGGCAGGCGTGCCGAGCTTCTGGCTGATCCTGCTCGACTGGCTCGGCCGTACCGGCAACAGGTTCTCGGCGCTCCGCGCGACACTGTCATCGGGCTCGGCACCCCCGCGCGCGATGGTCGAGAAGCTCAAGCGCGAATACGACATCGACTACATCCAGGCCTGGGGCATGACCGAGGCGCTGGGCTGCTCGATGCCGGGGCTGCGGCCCGGCTCGGAGCATCTCGCCGACAAGGACAAGTTCGACCGGCGCATGGTGTCGGGCCGCGCCTGCTTCGGCACGGATTTGCGCATCGTTGACGATAACGGAGACGAGCTGCCGCGCGACGGCAAGAGCGTCGGGCATTTGCGCGCCCGAGGTCCCTGGGTCGCCTCCGGCTACATGAAGCTAGAGGAGGGCCTCGACCGCGACGGCTGGTTGATCACCGGCGACATGGCCGTGATCGACCCGCAAGGCCACGTCACGCTGACCGATCGCTCCAAGGATGTGATCAAGTCTGGCGGCGAATGGATTTCCTCGATCCAGCTCGAGGACCTCGCGCTCTCCCACCCCGATGTGCTGCAAGCCGCCGTGGTCGCCATCGCGCACGAGAAATGGCAAGAGCGGCCCCTGCTCCTCGTCGTCCGCAAGAAGGGCGCAAGCGTCGACGGCAAGACCCTGCTCGACCACATGCGCCCGAAGATCGCGAGCTGGTGGATGCCCGACGCTATCGAGTTCCTGGACGAATTCCCGATGACCGGCACCGGCAAGGTGCTCAAATCGGCGCTGCGCGAGAAGTTCAGGGACTATCGCGTCGGGTAA
- a CDS encoding efflux RND transporter periplasmic adaptor subunit: MKGNFAWLGRLAVTVIAVVAALGVGRELWAYYMESPWTRDGRVRADVVQVAPDVSGFVTDVLVKDNQKVHRGDVLFRIDRERFALALRQADASVAGHQATLDQANADLKRYSALTTDAVSQQKQEQVLATQLQAKAAFDAAVADRAVAQLNLDRSEVHASVNGVITNMDLRPGAYVTAGKGVMALVDTDTLHVEGYFEETKLARIRVGDKVQVRLMGDKVTLSGHVESIASGIEDRDRAEGASLLANVNPTFSWVRLAQRVPVRIALDPVPDTLSLVAGRSATVEVLN; the protein is encoded by the coding sequence ATGAAAGGGAATTTCGCCTGGCTCGGCCGGCTTGCAGTGACCGTCATCGCGGTCGTCGCCGCACTCGGCGTCGGCCGTGAGCTCTGGGCCTATTACATGGAGTCGCCCTGGACGCGTGACGGGCGTGTGCGCGCCGACGTCGTCCAGGTCGCGCCCGACGTGTCCGGTTTCGTTACCGACGTGCTGGTCAAGGACAACCAGAAGGTCCATCGCGGCGACGTGCTGTTTCGGATCGATCGCGAACGCTTCGCGCTGGCGCTGCGCCAGGCTGATGCATCGGTGGCCGGTCATCAGGCAACGCTCGACCAGGCCAATGCCGATCTGAAGCGCTATAGTGCGCTGACGACGGATGCGGTGTCGCAGCAGAAGCAGGAGCAGGTTCTCGCGACCCAGCTCCAGGCCAAGGCGGCGTTCGATGCGGCCGTCGCCGACCGTGCGGTCGCCCAGCTCAACCTCGACCGCAGCGAGGTGCACGCCTCCGTGAATGGCGTGATCACCAACATGGATCTGCGCCCCGGCGCTTATGTTACGGCTGGAAAGGGTGTGATGGCGCTGGTCGACACCGACACGCTGCATGTCGAAGGCTATTTCGAGGAGACCAAGCTCGCGCGCATCCGCGTCGGCGACAAGGTGCAGGTCCGCCTGATGGGCGACAAGGTCACGCTGTCAGGCCATGTCGAGAGCATCGCCTCCGGCATCGAAGACCGCGACCGCGCCGAAGGCGCGAGCCTGCTCGCCAACGTCAATCCGACCTTCAGCTGGGTGCGGCTTGCGCAACGCGTGCCCGTCCGCATTGCGCTCGATCCAGTGCCTGACACGCTGTCGCTGGTCGCCGGCCGTTCGGCGACGGTCGAGGTGTTGAACTAG
- a CDS encoding lytic murein transglycosylase, whose amino-acid sequence MTKGRTVATAMIGATALLLSLMHTADAAQCGSSAAGFEGWKREFSAEVQGKGIGQAAIAALMQTNYASATIAADRSQHSFSLSLDQFLAKRGATTIVARGRSLKQSQAAMFASIEQRYGVPPGPLIAIWGMETGFGSQRGNQNMLSSIATLAYDCRRPEFFTDQLYAALKLVDRGVLSGSTRGSMHGEVGQTQFMPKNILAYGTGNLDVAANALSSTANFLKAHGWRAGAGYQPGEPNFAAIEAWNAAGVYQKAIALMGRQIDQGGAAAAR is encoded by the coding sequence ATGACCAAGGGCAGGACCGTTGCGACGGCCATGATCGGCGCGACCGCGCTGCTGCTGTCCCTGATGCACACGGCCGATGCCGCGCAGTGCGGCAGCTCGGCCGCCGGATTTGAAGGCTGGAAGCGCGAGTTCAGTGCGGAGGTGCAGGGCAAGGGCATCGGCCAGGCCGCGATCGCGGCGCTGATGCAGACCAACTACGCCAGCGCCACCATTGCCGCCGATCGCAGCCAGCACAGTTTTTCGCTCTCGCTCGACCAGTTTTTGGCCAAGCGCGGCGCCACCACCATCGTCGCCCGCGGCCGCTCGCTGAAGCAGTCGCAGGCCGCGATGTTCGCCTCGATCGAGCAGCGCTACGGCGTGCCGCCGGGGCCGTTGATTGCGATCTGGGGCATGGAGACCGGCTTTGGCAGCCAGCGCGGCAACCAGAACATGCTGTCGTCGATCGCGACGCTCGCCTATGACTGCCGCCGTCCCGAATTCTTTACCGACCAGCTCTATGCCGCGCTGAAGCTCGTCGACCGCGGCGTGCTGTCGGGGTCAACCCGCGGCTCGATGCATGGCGAGGTCGGCCAGACCCAGTTCATGCCCAAGAACATCCTGGCCTACGGCACCGGCAATCTCGATGTCGCCGCCAACGCACTGAGCTCGACCGCCAATTTCCTGAAAGCTCATGGCTGGCGTGCGGGAGCCGGTTACCAGCCGGGCGAGCCGAACTTCGCCGCGATCGAGGCCTGGAATGCGGCCGGCGTGTACCAAAAGGCAATTGCGCTGATGGGACGGCAGATCGACCAGGGCGGAGCGGCCGCGGCGCGGTGA
- a CDS encoding MaoC family dehydratase yields MAQVEWFDDLVVGMRFKSPEIEITEADIKRFAAEFDPQPMHLDHEAAKDTLFRGLAASGWHTAAIAMNLAIQTRPFGPHPLIGAGVDGLRWTIPVRPNDRLHLVGEVMSLTPSKSKPQGIALVKWTMFNQNGEEVYTFTPIAIVPRRS; encoded by the coding sequence ATGGCACAGGTTGAGTGGTTCGATGATCTCGTGGTCGGGATGCGCTTCAAATCCCCCGAGATTGAGATCACCGAGGCCGACATCAAGCGCTTTGCGGCCGAGTTCGATCCGCAGCCGATGCACCTCGACCACGAGGCCGCCAAGGACACACTGTTCAGGGGCCTGGCCGCCTCGGGATGGCACACCGCTGCCATCGCCATGAATCTCGCGATCCAGACCCGTCCGTTCGGCCCGCATCCGCTGATCGGCGCGGGCGTCGACGGCCTGCGCTGGACAATTCCGGTGCGGCCGAATGACCGCCTGCATCTGGTCGGCGAGGTCATGAGCCTGACCCCGTCGAAATCGAAGCCGCAGGGTATCGCCTTGGTGAAATGGACGATGTTCAACCAGAACGGCGAGGAGGTCTACACCTTCACACCGATCGCGATCGTGCCGCGCCGCAGCTAG
- a CDS encoding DUF1656 domain-containing protein: MRYVIDIYGVLVPALLLWIIVAYVLSALLRRLMQRFDLYRLVWHRALFDFAIFVCLLGGVVYLSEYLS, from the coding sequence ATGAGATACGTCATCGACATCTACGGCGTGCTCGTGCCGGCGCTGCTGCTGTGGATCATCGTCGCCTATGTGCTGAGCGCGTTGTTGCGCCGGCTGATGCAGCGCTTCGACCTTTACCGGCTGGTCTGGCACCGCGCGCTGTTCGATTTCGCCATTTTCGTCTGCCTTCTCGGCGGCGTCGTCTATCTCTCGGAGTATCTCTCATGA
- a CDS encoding flavin-containing monooxygenase has product MSAEKHKTGAAAEPTVDIASLRVRYRDERDLRLRTEGKAQYVEVAGGFARYLDDPWADPGFAREALNEDTEVVIVGGGFGGLLCGARLREAGISDFRIVEKAADFGGTWYWNRYPGAACDTESYIYLPLLEETGYMPVRKYARAPEIYEHSRRIGRHFALYERALFQTVISKMTWQESEGRWLVETDHGDRIRARFVVLAGGPLSRPKLPGIPGIEGFKGHSFHTSRWDYAYTSGTAEGGLTGLADKRVGIIGTGATAVQCVPHLGRSAKELYVFQRTPSAIGVRDDRPTDQAWAKGLAPGWQRERMDNFTAVISGEPFERDLVQDGWTGLLGEILLAPRRQPQPVTSMEEALKVIEQADYRKMDEIRARVDAVVRDEAAAAALKPWYKAFCKRPCFHDEYLDTFNRPNVHLVDTRGRGVDRMTENAVVVDGKAYELDCLIYASGFEVGTDYARRMGFEVYGRDGISLSERWRDGVKTLHGFYSRGFPNCFLIVTVQAGQSANFPHIIDEQSRHIAYVIDQVRKRGARTLEPTIAAENAWVDEVVKAALGRQTYLAECTPGYYNNEGVFDPIAARNSQYWRGPVAFLRLLAKWRKEGSLDGLELTYRAGAADGAAVPV; this is encoded by the coding sequence ATGTCAGCGGAAAAACACAAGACCGGCGCGGCCGCCGAGCCTACTGTTGACATCGCGTCCTTGCGTGTGCGCTATCGCGACGAGCGCGACCTTCGCCTGCGTACCGAGGGCAAGGCGCAATATGTCGAGGTGGCCGGCGGTTTCGCGCGCTATCTCGACGATCCCTGGGCCGATCCCGGATTTGCGCGCGAGGCGCTCAACGAAGACACCGAAGTGGTCATCGTCGGCGGCGGCTTCGGCGGCCTGTTGTGTGGCGCACGTCTGCGCGAGGCCGGCATCTCGGATTTCCGCATCGTGGAAAAGGCCGCCGATTTCGGCGGCACCTGGTACTGGAATCGCTATCCCGGCGCGGCCTGCGATACCGAGAGCTACATCTATCTGCCGCTGCTGGAAGAGACCGGCTACATGCCGGTGCGCAAATATGCGCGCGCGCCGGAGATCTACGAGCACTCGCGCCGCATCGGCCGTCACTTCGCCCTTTATGAGCGCGCGCTGTTTCAAACCGTCATCTCGAAAATGACGTGGCAGGAGAGCGAGGGGCGCTGGCTGGTCGAGACCGATCACGGCGATCGCATCCGCGCGCGCTTTGTGGTCCTGGCGGGCGGCCCACTGAGCCGGCCGAAGCTCCCCGGCATTCCCGGCATCGAAGGCTTCAAAGGTCACAGCTTCCACACCAGCCGCTGGGATTATGCCTACACCAGCGGCACCGCCGAGGGCGGTCTCACCGGCCTCGCCGACAAACGAGTCGGCATCATCGGCACTGGCGCGACGGCCGTGCAATGCGTACCGCATCTCGGCCGTTCGGCAAAAGAGCTCTACGTCTTCCAGCGCACGCCGTCGGCGATCGGCGTGCGCGACGACCGGCCGACGGATCAGGCCTGGGCGAAGGGCCTCGCGCCGGGCTGGCAGCGTGAGCGGATGGACAATTTCACCGCTGTGATCTCGGGCGAGCCGTTCGAGCGGGACCTGGTGCAGGATGGCTGGACTGGTTTGCTCGGCGAAATCCTGCTTGCGCCGCGCCGTCAGCCGCAGCCGGTGACCTCGATGGAAGAGGCGCTGAAAGTGATCGAGCAGGCCGATTACCGCAAGATGGATGAGATCCGCGCCCGCGTCGACGCGGTCGTGAGGGATGAGGCAGCCGCTGCCGCGTTAAAACCCTGGTACAAGGCGTTCTGCAAGCGGCCGTGCTTCCATGACGAATATCTCGACACCTTCAATCGGCCCAACGTGCATCTGGTCGACACCAGGGGCAGGGGCGTCGATCGCATGACCGAGAACGCGGTGGTCGTCGACGGCAAGGCCTACGAGCTCGACTGCCTGATCTATGCCAGCGGTTTTGAGGTCGGCACCGATTACGCCCGCCGCATGGGCTTTGAGGTCTACGGCCGGGATGGCATCAGCCTGTCCGAGCGCTGGCGCGACGGTGTCAAGACGCTGCACGGCTTCTACAGCCGCGGTTTCCCGAACTGCTTCCTGATCGTCACCGTGCAGGCGGGCCAGAGCGCCAACTTTCCGCACATCATCGATGAGCAGTCTCGGCACATCGCCTATGTCATCGATCAGGTGCGCAAGCGCGGTGCGCGGACATTGGAGCCGACGATTGCTGCCGAGAACGCCTGGGTCGACGAGGTCGTCAAGGCTGCACTCGGCCGCCAGACCTATCTCGCCGAATGCACGCCCGGCTACTACAACAATGAGGGCGTGTTCGATCCGATCGCGGCGCGCAACAGCCAGTATTGGCGCGGGCCGGTGGCATTCCTGCGGCTGCTCGCCAAGTGGCGCAAGGAGGGGAGCCTGGACGGATTGGAACTGACCTATCGGGCTGGCGCGGCAGACGGCGCAGCCGTCCCGGTGTGA
- a CDS encoding glycoside hydrolase family 172 protein produces the protein MSVDGPAAPQARDLGQGWKVSPYVVIEPGATFTLADIEGQGAIQQIWMTLARGRLRHSILRVYWDGQTQPSVECPAGDFFACGWEEFAQVSSLAVCVNPGRAFNCYWEMPFRKRARFTLENRSEEALTVYYQINYTLTDVPEDCAYFHAQFRRTNPLPYKDVYTILDGVTGRGQYVGTYMAWGVNNNGWWGEGEIKFFIDGDGEFPTICGTGTEDYFCGAYNFDPYVAHSGRGAVQQSRYLEFTTPYAGLPQVIRPDGVYKSQQRFGLYRWHIPDPIRFQSDLRVTIQALGWRSGVKEAKYLPLQDDIASVAFWYQTLPAAPFPKLPDADYLEID, from the coding sequence ATGTCCGTCGACGGGCCCGCAGCACCGCAAGCCCGCGATCTTGGCCAAGGCTGGAAGGTTTCGCCCTATGTCGTCATCGAACCCGGCGCGACCTTCACGCTCGCCGACATCGAAGGTCAGGGCGCGATCCAGCAGATCTGGATGACACTGGCACGCGGGCGGCTGCGTCATTCGATCCTGCGCGTCTATTGGGACGGCCAAACGCAACCCAGCGTCGAATGCCCGGCCGGCGATTTCTTCGCCTGCGGATGGGAAGAGTTCGCGCAGGTGTCGTCGCTTGCGGTCTGCGTCAATCCCGGCCGCGCGTTCAATTGTTACTGGGAAATGCCGTTCCGCAAGCGCGCGCGCTTCACGCTGGAGAACCGCAGCGAGGAGGCGCTGACCGTCTACTACCAGATCAACTACACGCTGACCGATGTGCCGGAGGACTGCGCCTATTTCCATGCGCAATTCCGCCGCACCAATCCGCTGCCCTACAAGGACGTCTATACCATCCTCGATGGCGTCACTGGACGCGGCCAGTATGTCGGCACCTACATGGCCTGGGGTGTCAACAACAACGGCTGGTGGGGCGAAGGCGAGATCAAGTTCTTCATCGACGGCGACGGCGAATTCCCGACCATTTGCGGCACCGGCACCGAGGACTATTTCTGCGGTGCCTACAATTTCGATCCCTATGTGGCGCATTCGGGCCGCGGCGCGGTCCAACAATCCCGCTACCTCGAATTCACCACGCCCTATGCCGGCCTGCCGCAGGTGATCCGTCCCGACGGCGTCTACAAGTCGCAGCAGCGCTTCGGCCTATACCGCTGGCACATCCCCGACCCCATTCGCTTCCAAAGCGATCTGCGCGTGACGATCCAGGCGCTCGGCTGGCGATCGGGCGTCAAGGAAGCAAAATATCTTCCGCTCCAGGACGACATCGCCTCGGTCGCGTTCTGGTATCAGACGCTCCCGGCGGCGCCGTTCCCAAAGCTGCCAGACGCGGATTATCTCGAAATCGACTAA
- a CDS encoding shikimate dehydrogenase family protein has protein sequence MIPAPSGATRLHIIVGDPIAQVRSPAGVSAAFAARGHDGILVPVQVSAADLPDFLSLVTRLKNLDGIVVTIPHKFACYQACTSATERAHFLRTVNLMCRRADGAWHGDMVDGLGFVGAARAKGINPKGMRALLVGAGGAGSAIALALVEAGVSELAIHDSAVERRDALIGQLDRLGKASVQVGTADPAGFDFVANATPAGMKDGDPLPVDVTRLAPWAYCGCVITKPEISPFIAEARKRGCVTATGTDMYQQHQSIMVDFLLGTDGT, from the coding sequence ATGATCCCGGCTCCATCAGGCGCTACGCGGCTCCATATCATCGTCGGCGATCCCATTGCGCAGGTGCGCTCGCCTGCGGGTGTGTCGGCTGCCTTTGCCGCGCGCGGTCATGATGGCATCCTCGTTCCGGTGCAGGTCTCGGCCGCCGATCTGCCCGATTTCCTGTCGCTGGTTACCCGGTTGAAAAACCTCGACGGCATCGTCGTGACCATCCCGCACAAATTCGCTTGCTACCAGGCCTGCACCAGTGCGACCGAGCGCGCTCACTTCCTGCGCACGGTGAACCTGATGTGCCGTCGCGCCGACGGCGCGTGGCATGGCGACATGGTGGACGGCCTCGGTTTTGTCGGCGCCGCGCGGGCGAAGGGGATCAATCCCAAGGGGATGCGCGCGCTGCTTGTCGGGGCTGGCGGCGCAGGTTCCGCGATCGCCCTTGCGTTGGTCGAGGCAGGCGTCAGCGAGCTCGCCATCCACGACAGTGCGGTCGAGCGCCGTGACGCGCTGATCGGCCAGCTCGACAGGCTCGGCAAGGCATCCGTACAGGTCGGGACGGCTGACCCCGCGGGCTTCGATTTCGTCGCCAACGCCACGCCAGCCGGAATGAAGGACGGCGACCCATTGCCGGTCGATGTCACGCGATTGGCGCCGTGGGCCTATTGCGGTTGCGTCATCACCAAGCCTGAAATCTCGCCGTTCATCGCGGAAGCCCGCAAGCGCGGCTGCGTCACTGCGACCGGCACCGACATGTACCAGCAGCACCAGAGCATCATGGTGGATTTCCTGCTCGGAACGGACGGCACCTGA